Below is a genomic region from Seriola aureovittata isolate HTS-2021-v1 ecotype China chromosome 23, ASM2101889v1, whole genome shotgun sequence.
ATACTGTGGTGCTGTGCCAAGAATCTGTCAGATTGTCAAAGTGATTGTTTTTAATCACCAAAGGTGTaacaatttccttttttaaatgtatgacCAATAAGTCACGTCATTCACTCTTACTTGAGTTCAATACATAAAGGCTTCAAACAGTGTTGACTGTCACAAAGGGTGAGAGGTTTGCAGTGTTATATATGGGAACtgagttaaattaaaaaaaacaaaacaaacactgaaacactttaAAACATCTACACCAGAAAAAAGAAGGGGGAATTAATAACTTTTCATATTATATCTTAATTTTGGGTAAGTACActtttatgtttatatgtacatttttgaacatttgtaatgtgttaaatatttattatacaaATGCATTTTAGTAATGTCCTCTGTcttaatttcaattttttattattatttattatttttattattatgtgccATTATTGCATTTTATCTCATACTGAATGTGATAAGTGATCATCACTTAAATTACCCACCACAGACGTAATTTCTTGTGGAATTCTGGTTCAATGGTTCCTTTGGCTGATATTCTAGGGTTATTTTTCCACTATAAAGCTCtatttaaattttgttattATATCCATATCATTACATACAAATGatgacaaacatttttgaaagatGAAACTGTGATGTGGTAGTGGTTCTTTGGGGGTCTCTTTTTGCCATAGTCGGGTCAGAGTTCAGGGTCAGCTCGTAGCACCCCTGCACTTAAATCCAGTTCTTTGCTCAAGCACATTTCAGCCTGGTTGATGCTTGTGAATAGTTGCACAGATTAAGTGTTTACAGTGGTTAAAAAACAGTCTCTCCACTCagtgcagctctgtgttcaAGTCCTCTACTTGTTGAGGTAATGTGTATAGTTACGTGTTTATATTCTAGCTACACCTGGATAAGAAATAATGGAGAAATTGAGTGAAATGGCACAAGAAATTGACAATAGAATTTTGGAAGTAATAATATTCCTCATTCAGATATGAAGAAAAGGCAGGGGTTTATTTTTAGCACTAAATTCTGAACACTTGAAATAGATTCTTATTGTTTGTCTTGTATTTGCTGAAGTAAGACTGAAGTGAGGTATTTTAAAGCGATATAAGGTCTTTCCTTCAAATATAAGATCTCCCCATTAACTTGGATTTGTAAAATTTCTGGTTGACAGTTATTGCATATAAGGTTTATACATACTCAACAAAGCATTTGAAACACTTCATCAAAATTCATTCTATTCCTTAAATATGGAATTATTATGTTGGGTTTTGAGATGTCCACCGCTAATATAGAGTATCTGCTGTAACCACAATTAGGAAAGGGAAATTTCAGTGTGAAGTTGAAATGATCAACAAAAACTCATCAGAGTGTCCTAGTTAGTGATATTCATTCATTAGTGATAGacattcatgttttctctgttttcatcaaCATCATTGTGACACAGTGGTATAATCAAGATATAGGTAAGGAAGTAAAGTATTTAAAACATACAATGAGTTATTAAGGCTAAAAGTACTCCTATACCGAATTAAGTCATTTGCATATTAAATACATACTAATTATTaagtaaattattattttcaagtttctatgtttcatttgaaacacaataccaaagaagaaaaaaactattcacattaaattattattgttgcaaagatgtttttaaatgtgttatattCTCATTATATTAACAGTACAAACATAGTAATAATTGACTACTTGTTGCAAagatgtttttgaatgtgttatATGCTCATTATATTAACATTACAAACAAAGTAATAATTAACAAATATGCTACATGAGAGGTAAAATCTTTTGACGAACTGCACCTGTGAGTGAAACTGTGTCTTCGTTGATTTCATAGATTCATTGACAAGATGGGTTCCAGACAGATCATATCAGGCTTCGTGATTGTAACAGGTAAGCCAATTCTAAgtattaaaactgttttaaaacaaaataagacaaaatgtgtaaaaaaacaaaaaaatattaagttaAGTAGGAGATCTTGACTGCGTATCAAAAACAACCACCACCTTTAAATCATGATCtattataaaatacatttttactttggggtgaaaaaaaaaccccactatTAAAGTACACCAATGGCTAACTTCGTAAAGTTCCGTGAAGcaaaagatttgtatttgaaataaatcCACAATTCTCACATTGTATTGTACCCTGTAAATGAATGtagtgaaaaagtgaaaatatttcacatggATTCTATCTTAATTAGGATTGTCAATAGTGGCTTTCCATTTGGCAACTGCACACAGTACAACACCTactccaacaacaacaactgctacaacaatgactgccccaacaacaacaaatgctACAAAAACTGCCACAGCAACAAATAACCTAACAACAAGTGCTCCAACAAAAATAACTGCTAAAACAACTTCCCCAACAACGAAAACTGCTaaaacaactgccccaacaacgaCAACAGCTaaaacaactgccccaaaaacaactgctacaacaactgccccaacagcaactgctacaacaactgcccgAACAACAAgtgctacaacaactgcctcaacaactgctacaacaactgccccaacaacaacaactgctataagaactgctacaacaacaactgctccaacaactacaactgccccaacaactgtcccaacaacaactgcctcAACAACAaccgctacaacaactgccccaacaacaacaactgcccgaacaacaacaactgctaaaaCTACTGCacaaactacaacaactgctacaacagctgctacaactgctacaactacAAAtgctacaacaactacaactgatataacaactgccccaacaacaataactgctacaacaactgccccaacaacaactgccccaacaacaactgtcccaacaacaactgccccaacaacaactgctataacaacaactgctccaacaactacaactgctacaacaactgcaccaactacaacaactgctagaacaactgccccaacaacaactgccacaacaacaaccgctacaacaactgccccaacaacaacaattgcTACAATAACTACAACTGCTACCACAACTGGACCAACTAAAACAACTGCTATAACAAatgccccaacaacaactgctacaacaactgccccaacaacaactgccaaaacaacaactgctacaacaactacaacaactgccccacCAACAACTGTAACAAAAACAAcgactgccccaacaacaactgctacaacaacaactgcttcAACAAGTACAACTGCTACAAACACTGcaccaactacaacaactgctacaacaactgccacAACAACTGCTAAAACAACTGGTCCAAAAACTACAACTGCTAGTACAAATGCACCAACTAGaaaaactgctacaacaactgctacaacaactgcccaaaaatcaactgctacaacaactgccacAACAACTCCgacaacaactgctacaacaagtacaactgctacaacaactgcaccaactacaacaactgctacaacaactgccacaacaacaactgctacaacaactggtccaacaactacaactgctactaCAAATGCATCAActacaaaaactgctacaataactgctaaaacaactgccccaacaacaactgctacaacgACTGCCCGAACAActccaacaacaactgctccaacaactacaactgctacaaaaACTAGtccaactacaacaactgctacaacaactacccctacaacaactgccccaacaacaactgctccaacaactacaactgctacaaaaACTAGtccaactacaacaactgctacaacaactacccctacaacaactgccccaacaacaactactatgacaactgtcccaacaacgactgccacaacgACAACAACTGCTAAAACAACTGCCCCTACAActcatacaacaacaactgatacaactgccccaacaacaacgactgccacaacaacaactgctacaacaacaactgatacaacaactgctgatacaacaagtgatacaacaactgccccaacaacaactgctagaacaactgccccaacaactgatacaacaacaactgatacaacaactgccccaacaacaacgactgctccaacaactacaactgctacaacaactagtccaactacaaaaactgctacaacaactgccccaacaacaagtgatacaacaacaagtgatacaacaactgccccaacaacaactgcaacaacaactgccccaaaaactgataaaacaacaactgatacaacaactgccccaacaacaacgactgccacaacaacaactgctacaacaactgcatcaactacaacaactgctacaacaactgccccaacaacaactgctacaacaactgccccaaaaacaactgatacaacaactgccccaacaacaacgactgccacaacaactactacaactgCCCGaaaaacaactgctacaacaactgtcccaacaacaacgactgccacaacatctacttctacaacaactgccccaacaactgatacaagAACAaatgatacaacaactgccccaacaacaacaactgccacaacaacatctgctacagctgccacaacaacaactgctacaacaactaccccaacaactgctgatacaacaacaaatgatacaaaaactgccccaacaacagatacaacaacaactgatacaacaactgccccaacaacaactgctacaactgccccaacaactgatacaacaacaactgatacaacaactgccccaacaacgactgccactacaacaactgctataacaactgcatcaactacaacaactgctccaacaacaactgatacaccaacaagtgatacaactgccccaacaacgactgccacaacaacaactgctacaactgccccaacaacaactgctacaacaactgccccaacaacaactgatacaataacaagtgatacaacaactgccacaacaacaactactacaacaaaTGACCcaaaaacaactgctacaaaaactgccccaacaacaactgctacaacaactgtcCAAAAAACAACgacagccacaacaacaactgctacaacaactgccccaacaacaactgccccaacaacagcCCCAACAACAATGACTGCTATAACTACTGCTcgaacaactacaactgctgcaacaactgccccaaaaacaacaactgctacaacaactgccccaacaacaactgccccaacaacaactgtcccaacaaaaacgactgccacaacaacaactgctacaacaactgcacaAACTACAACTattacaacaactgctacaacaactacaactgctacaactgccccaacaacaactatCCCAACAACAACGccagccacaacaacaaccactacaataactgccccaacaacaactgctcaAACAAGtgcaactgctacaacaactgcaccAACTACAACTGCCACAACAACTGCTATAACAACTCCTACAACAACTGGCCCAACAACGACtaccacaacaacaaccgctacaacaactgccacaacaacagctgctataacaactgccccaaaaacaactgctacaacaactgtcccaacaacaacgactgccacaacatcaacttctacaacaactgccccaacaacaactgctacaacaactgccccaacaagtgatacaacaactgatacaacaactgccccaacaataACGAATGCCACAACAACatctgctacaacaactaccccaacaactgctgatacaacaacaagtgatacaacaactgccccaaaaacaacaactgtcacaacaacaagtgatacaacaactaccccaaaaacaacaactgtcacaacaacaactactacaacgactgccccaaaaacaacttctacaacaactgccccaacaactgatacaacaacaactgccccaacaacaactgctacaacaactgccccaaaaactgataaaacaataagtgatacaacaactgccccaacaacaacgactgccacaacaacaactactacaacaactgccccaaaaacatctgctacaacaactgtcccaacaacaacgactgccaaAACATCGActtctacaacaactgcccaaacaacaactgctacaacaactgccccaacaactgatacaacaactgccccaacaacaactattgccacaacaacatctgctacaacaactaccccaacaattgctgatacaacaacaagtgatacaacaactgccccaaaaacaacaactgtcacaacaactactacaacaactgccccaaaatcaacttctacaacaactgccccaacaacaaccccaacaactgatacaacaacaactgatacaactgccccaacaacaacgactgccacaacatcaacttctacaacaactgccccaaaaacaactgctacaacaactgccccaacaactgataaaacaaaaactgatacaacaactgccccaacaacaacgactgccacaacaacaactgctaaaacaactgcatcaactacaacaactgcttcaacaactacaactgctacaacaactagtccaactacaaaaactgctacaacaactgccccaacaacaactgctacaactgccccaaaaacaactgatacaacatcAAGTGATataacaactgccccaacaacatctgctacaacaattgccccaacaactgataaaacaacaactgctacaacaactgccccaaaaactgataaaacaacaagtgatacaacaactgccccaacaacaacgactgccacaacaacaactactacaacaactgccccaaaaactgataaaacaataagtgatacaacaactgccccaacaacaacgactgccacaacaacaactactacaacaactgccccaaaaacatctgctacaacaactgtcccaacaacaacgactgccaaAACATCGACTTCTACAACAACTGAccaaacaacaactgctacaacaactgccccaacaactgatacaacaactgccccaacaacaactattgccacaacaacatctgctacaacaactaccccaacaattgctgatacaacaacaagtgatacaacaactgccccaaaaacaacaactgtcacaacaactactacaacaactgccccaaaatcaacttctacaacaactgccccaacaacaaccccaacaactgatacaacaacaactgatacaactgccccaacaacaacgactgccacaacatcaacttctacaacaactgccccaaaaacaactgctacaacaactgccccaacaactgataaaacaaaaactgatacaacaactgccccaacaacaacgactgccacaacaacaactgctaaaacaactgcatcaactacaacaactgcttcaacaactacaactgctacaacaactagtccaactacaaaaactgctacaacaactgccccaacaacaactgctacaactgccccaaaaacaactgatacaacatcAAGTGATataacaactgccccaacaacatctgctacaacaattgccccaacaactgataaaacaacaactgctacaacaactgccccaaaaactgataaaacaacaagtgatacaacaactgccccaacaacaacgactgccacaacaacaactactacaacaactgccccaaaaactgataaaacaataagtgatacaacaactgccccaacaacaacgactgccacaacaacaactactacaacaactgccccaaaaacatctgctacaacaactgtcccaacaacaacgactgccaaAACATCGACTTCTACAACAACTGAccaaacaacaactgctacaacaactgccccaacaactgatacaacaactgccccaacaacaactatTGCCACAACAACTACCCCAACAATTgctgatacaacaacaagtgatacaacaactgccccaaaaacaacaactgtcacaacaactactacaacaactgccccaaaatcaacttctacaacaactgccccaacaacaaccccaacaactgatacaacaacaactgatacaactgccccaacaacaacgactgccacaacatcaacttctacaacaactgccccaaaaacaactgctacaacaactgccccaacaactgataaaacaaaaacttatacaacaactgccccaacaacaacaacaactgccacaacaacaactgctacaacaactagtccaactacaaaaactgctacaacaactgccccaacaacaactgctacaactgccccaaaaacaactgatacaacatcAAGTGATataacaactgccccaacaacatctgctacaacaattgccccaacaactgataaaacaacaactgctacaacaactgccccaaaaactgatacaacaacaactgatacaactgccccaacaacaacgactgccacaacatcaacttctacaacaactgccccaaaaacaactgctacaacaactgccccaacaactgataaaacaaaaactgatacaacaactgccccaacaacaacgactgccacaacaacaactgctaaaacaactgcatcaactacaacaactgcttcaacaactacaactgctacaacaactagtccaactacaaaaactgctacaacaactgccccaacaacaactgctacaactgccccaaaaacaactgatacaacatcAAATGATataacaactgccccaacaacatctgctacaacaattgccccaacaactgataaaacaacaactgctacaacaactgccccaaaaactgatacaacaacaactgatacaactgccccaacaacaacgactgccacaacatcaacttctacaacaactgccccaaaaacaactgctacaacaactgccccaacaactgataaaacaaaaactgatacaacaactgccccaacaacaacgactgccacaacaacaactgctaaaacaactgcatcaactacaacaactgcttcaacaactacaactgctacaacaactgccccaacaactgatacaacaactgccccaacaacaactatTGCCACAACAACTACCCCAACAATTgctgatacaacaacaagtgatacaacaactgccccaaaaacaacaactgtcacaacaactactacaacaactgccccaaaaacaactgctacaacaactgctacaacaactgccccaacaacaaccccaacaactgatacaacaacaactgatacaactgccccaacaacaacgactgccacaacatcaacttctacaacaactgccccaaaaacaactgctacaacaactgccccaacaactgataaaacaaaaacttatacaacaactgccccaacaacaacgactgccacaactacaactgctacaacaactagtccaactacaaaaactgctacaacaactgccccaacaacaactgctacaactgccccaaaaacaactgatacaacatcAAGTGATataacaactgccccaacaacatctgctacaacaattgccccaacaactgataaaacaaaaactgctacaactgccccaacaacaactgccccaaaaactgatacaacaacaactgatacaactgccccaacaacaacgactgccacaacatcaacttctacaacaactgccccaaaaacaactgctacaacaactgccccaacaactgataaaacaaaaactgatacaacaactgccccaacaacaacgactgccacaacaacaactgctaaaacaactgcatcaactacaacaactgcttcaacaactacaactgctacaacaactgccccaacaactgatacaacaactgccccaacaacaactatTGCCACAACAACTACCCCAACAATTgctgatacaacaacaagtgatacaacaactgccccaaaaacaacaactgtcacaacaactactacaacaactgccccaaaatcaacttctacaacaactgccccaacaacaaccccaacaactgatacaacaacaactgatacaactgccccaacaacaacgactgccacaacatcaacttctacaacaactgccccaaaaacaactgctacaacaactgccccaacaactgataaaacaaaaacttatacaacaactgccccaacaacaacgactgccacaactacaactgctacaacaactagtccaactacaaaaactgctacaacaactgccccaacaacaactgctacaactgccccaaaaacaactgatacaacatcAAGTGATataacaactgc
It encodes:
- the LOC130164876 gene encoding salivary glue protein Sgs-3-like, yielding MGSRQIISGFVIVTATSPTTKTATTTAPTTTATTAPKTTDTTSSDITTAPTTSATTIAPTTDKTTTATTTAPKTDTTTTDTTAPTTTTATTSTSTTTAPKTTATTTAPTTDKTKTDTTTAPTTTTATTTTAKTTASTTTTASTTTTATTTSPTTKTATTTAPTTTATTAPKTTDTTSNDITTAPTTSATTIAPTTDKTTTATTTAPKTDTTTTDTTAPTTTTATTSTSTTTAPKTTATTTAPTTDKTKTDTTTAPTTTTATTTTAKTTASTTTTASTTTTATTTAPTTDTTTAPTTTIATTTTPTIADTTTMI